In Citrus sinensis cultivar Valencia sweet orange chromosome 3, DVS_A1.0, whole genome shotgun sequence, the sequence CACAATCCCGGCCACTCTACCGGCCGATCAAGGTATTGATCTGAAGCTTGGAAGTAGGCCGTGGTTTCCCTGCCATCCTCGCCACAGAAAACCAATAGGAACGCCGGCGATTTAGCTCGAAAGAACCGCGGCTCCAACCACCTCTATCGCCGTCGATTTCGTCGGAGTTTGGACCCACCACCGCGTGAGTTCTACTCCCTCGATCGCGTGAGGGCGGTGGTCCGTCGTCTATGGGTTCGTTTGTCATCTGTGCCGGTTGTTCTCGTGGCCGTTCCATGATTGCTATTTGTGGGCATGATTGCTATTTGTGTTCGAGTCTGTGGTTTGTCAAAAGAAAAGTAAGAGAGTGCGTGAGTGTGGTTTCTGAATTCTGATTGCAGATTAAATTGAAAACGGTGCgttttcaatttaatcaaaatgacGTCGTTTTTCTAATTCGGGGTTAAAAGTCGGGGGAAATAGCTTTTTCCTATGAGTTTTGCTATTTgccccgggtcaaaccccgaaaattaaagcaaaacgacgtcgtttccTCTTTTATTTGAAACGACGCTGTTTCACCCTAATAAAAGCCCTCCTCTTCGTTCTTCGATTTCGTTTTCCCCTCTTCGTTCTCCGATTTCATCTTCCCCTCTTCGTTTCACCAGGACCATTCGTTTTGTCCTCTTCGTTTTCAGCTTCCCCTCCTCTTCGTTTTCGTCTTCCcctcttcgttttcttgtCTTCCTTTTTCCACCCAAATCTAGAAGTTTCTGGCATTCGCTCAGGCACGGTCACCGTCAACGTGGCAGCCATCATGCACATCCGTCATTGAACTCACTAACTGTCATAGTTATCACAGCCTCAAGTAATGCTTCGATCTTTAGCTTTGAAAGCTATCACAGCCTCTAGGTTACGGTAAAATggggaaaattttgaaagctaTCAATTTccgttttatttaatttttggttgaaattaaatttgtgcTTTAGTTGGTCTGCAATTTGTGTGCTCGAATTGGTCTGCAATTTGTGTGCTCGAATTGGTTTGCATTTGTACTGATTTGGTCTGTAATTTGTGCTTTAATTGGTATGGAATTTGTGCTTGAGTTGGTCTGGAAATTATACTGAATTGCTCTGGAAATTGTGCTGATTTGGTATAGAATTCATACTGATTTGGTCTGGAATTTATGCTGATTTAGTCTGCAATTTAAGCTTGAATTGgtctaaaatttgttaatgtTACGGAATTATAACGTggggttttaatttgtttttcttggaTTTGGCATGTGCAATTTCAAATATGGATCAAACTAGCAACTTCCAGATTGAGTTCTGCTAGCGAGGTTAAGAGAGGAGCTATATCAGGAGCTTGGCAGTACGCTTGGCCCTAACAAATCAAGGTGATAAAtcttaccttttcttttttttaatagcatGTGTTTGTgtggaattaaaaattaccaGTTTAAGTTTGAAGTTGAATCTGGAAATCTGGAAGTTGAATCTGGAAGTTGAATCTGGAAATCTGGAAATCTggaagtgtgtgtgtgtgtgtgtgtgtgtgcgtgtgtgtgtgtgtgtgtgtgtgtgtgtgtgcgtgtgtgtgtgtgtgtgtgtgtctctgtgtgtgtttgtgtctatgtgtgtgtgtgtttgtgtctGTGTATTTGTGTCTGTGTTTCCTCTTTCTCAACAGTTGAATGTCAGCATTCTGACAAAGTTTatgtcaatttttatttgccCCTTGAATTGTTTCGGTAAAATCCACATTATCCTTGTTGCGTGAGCCAATCCAGTTACCATTTAGCATATGTGATTCAGCTTTGTTAGCGCCAATCCAGTTACCAtttaacacacacacacacagacagATACACACAGGCGCACACGCACGCACACACAGGCGcgcacacgcacacacacacacacacacacaaagacacaaaaacacacacacacacaaacattATTAAATGTAATTGTATCTATTTTTGGGCAGTTCTATGGCTTCACAAACAATGTCATCCAACACAAGCGAGAATCGAAGCTCATTGCAAATGTGTAATGGATGTGGTGATCATATGGAGATCTTAATgtcacacaaaaaaaaaatccaaatcgtaaattttggatttgtaGAGAATGTAACAACTTTCAGTGGGCAGAAGATCGTAAACCTAGCGAAGGGAAGATAAACTTGTTAATGGATGAGGTTAGGAAGCTGGCCTTGGAGATTGAGTGTTTGTCcgtaaaatatcaattattgcATAAAGAACTTGAGCACATGCAAGATCATGAAGTGCAGAGGCGATTGTTGGACGACGAACTTCGAAAGAGAGAGGCACCACgaagtgattttattaaattaatcgTGATTGTTGTATTATGTTTTCTAtttaagtattatttttaagttgtttCTATTTGTACTATTGTAGAATTTGAGCACGATATGTAATAacattttaatgttaaatatAAGTTTCCGattgtttgaattaatttaaagttttatgaatttaGAATTTGACCCCAATAATActtctcaaaattataatatgaccCAACTCATTTCAATATATTCCAAATAGATCCAAATTTAACTTACAAagtctaaaaaaaaatgtcgaAATACACATACACCAAGTTAATACATAAAACATAAGCTAACTTCAATTAACTTCGATCATGTGCTTGGTTCATTGCTTGAAAACTCCCCTCGATTGGCCTCCTCCAAATTTTGTTGCGGAAAATATTGCAAGTTTTCGTGATGGACTCCGCCATAATTCATCCAGGATTGATAGTAAGGGGGGGAAAATGCATGTTCGAAGGGTGCTTGTTGTGCTAGCTGTTATacaaccaacaaaaaaattaaatgcaaattATCAAACATATAACAATGAatggaaataataaattaaaaaaaatattaccagTGCCATATGGCTCTCTTGTGTTGGGACTGTAGTAGCCACCTGAGAAGAAAATTCATGTATCTCCGAGTCTTAGAAATGTGGTTAACacacatttaaaatatatattttaaattaatgtaaaatgaaTGTATTAGCGTAATTACCTCTACAGTTGTGCTAGCCGAAGCATTATTCGATTTCTGTTTTGGCATCTtaaattgcttttgctttctttgaGTAGGTGGACGACCTTTACTCCGAGTTACTACTGCATCTTGTATGTTTTCGGTATAACTTCCTGATCCACCATAGCTGCATGTATCGTCACCGTCACTTCGAACATTCAGAGATACATCCTTCCATTGCTTTCTCGATCCAacccataatatttttatggctttcttcattttttgaagCTACCTCGGCAACATCATAAAAAGCAGTGCACTCCTCTTTATATCGCTGATGTTCAATGCTTGAATTTCGTGCATCATAACTGACTTTGACTTTACTATAGAATCTCCGCACATCTTTCCTCCATCTTCGTAGGATATATTTTTCAGGCAGTAATTGTATACGATTACGTGACAACACTGCGATGGCGTGTCTGCAAAGAATGCCCTTATATTCAAACATTTTACACACACAATGAACTTCACCCTCATTTTGGCAAAAAAGactttcaaagttttttctcTACTTTGTTCATCGTTTTCAATAACTTCATATTCTGATCCCCTACAACTAAAAACCTCACAATATATCTTATTCGCCAACTCTTGCTGAAATTCTTGAAACTTGGAAATAGTGTACACTGCttcaacttgcttcttcattGCAAAACTGGTACGACATAGCATCCGTTGGCTAAAACACCTAGCATTCGCTTGCCattctttctcaattttacTTTCCATTGCTTTTCATATTTCTCCACAAATTGTTTCAAAGTTGTTTTCGAGTTAACATACCCATCAAAGAAAGCATTCATACTTTCACTACGCTGAGTAGTTGACATTCTAGcccaaaaagaatttttcacgAAACATGAAACCCAACGATTTCTTTCCTCATATAATCCATTTAACCACTGATTATTAATAAGATCATATTTGTCTAACATGTCATGCCAAGCTTCCTCGAATTCGACAGGAGTATATGAATCATAAACAACGGAATGTAATGAAACTCTAATGGCATGATATTTAACGTACCTTCCCAACTTCTCAGGCACCTTTTTCAGTATATGCCATAAACACCATCGGTGCCTAGTGTTTGGAAAAACAATCTCAATCGCATTTTTCATCGCTTTGTCTTGATCTGTAATGATTCCAAGGGGAGGAGAGCCAGACATGCATGATAGCCATGTGTCAAATAACCACGTAAATGTCTCCGTGTCCTCATGCGAAATCAACCTACATCCTAACAAAATTGATTGACCATGATGATTAACTCCTACAAAAGGAGCAAATAGCATGTCATACTTGTTTGTAAGGTATGTGGTATCAAATGTGACCACATCTCCAGAGTCTTTATAGGCTGCCCTACTCCTTGGATCTGCCCAAAATACATTTTTCAACCGGCCCTCCTCATCTAGGTCAAGACTGAAGAAAAACCCATCATTTTCTGTttgcattttcttaaaatatctCTGAATTGCAACAGCATCCCCTTCTCCGAGCCTTAATCGCCGCACCTTGTCAATATGATTTCTAGCATCTTTTTCTAAGAATGAGACTTTTTCAAAGCCACCAGCCTCGACAACAACGGACTTAAAACTTTAAGCCATTCTAATTCCAGTTTCGTCGTTTATCTCAAGCTGCTTTTTAACAAATGGACTAATGTTACAGTTGCATCGATAATACCTACTCTTACTTGGACTCACGGCATGGTTATGTTCAAAGATCATATTTCCAATTACCCATTTTCCGGTAACCAAATCCAAACGTCCTCCAAGTTTAGCATTGCATCcaattttttggtttggttgAAGCCGCAAAACATTAGTGTCTTTGGCTTTTAACTTGCCGTTTCGCCCACAAGTAAATGTCGCATATCTCAAACTCCCATCATCCCCTTTTCTACAAGATCTCCGCATAACTGGAAACCCCTCTTGTAGGCCATAAGCCttataatattcaaacatTTCATCAGGACTATCAAAAAACATCCCAACTGTTGGCTCAACAACCTTTTCCGGCACCAATTCCTCATTATTTCCTTCCAAATCAACCCCCTGTAAATCCTCCAATTCTTCAACTTCATCAACCTCCTCCACTTGCTCCAAATTATCCATTAACTGCTGCAAATTTAAACAATGcagtatattattatttatttattgcaaattcattaaataattcaaGAGTGTTGTAAAAGCATCGCAATTGGAAActgaaattatcaaataacgGCAAGCCGCAAACATTAGCTAATAGAAGTCCGTAGGCATGattcaaatttaaacaattcaaGCTTGTTGTAAAAGCATGCAattggaaattgaaattgtcaaataaCGGCAAGCCGCAAACTAGCTAATAGAAGTCCATAGGCATCCCTTTTGGTTACACATACACGGTTCTTTTGAGCAAAATTCAGTGACTAGAGGGCATGTTATCGACTGTTCTTTTAAGCAAAATTTCATGACTTACCATAAAcgaaatttgaaaagaaaatttaatacaaactTGACAACAAAAATGAGAGCTTAAGCAGCTGCTGAAAAATCCGTACCTTAGCTTGTGCAAATGCCGAAACTTAGTCTTATGTCAGAAAGTATTAATAGCCACTGAAAAATCGAAGAGGAAGAGCTTAAACAGCTGCTGAAAAATCGATCTGATTGAACTTAAACAGCTGCTGAAAAATCGAAGAGGAAGAGCTTAACACTGCTGACTGAAAAATCGAAGAGGAAGAGCTGTTTTCGTTGCTCAAAAATCGTCTTTGTTGCTGTTCGTTCCTCACTTCCTCTGCCCTCCTCTTCATTTagtttgttttccttttacaAGCCAAAACGACGACGCTTCATgcaaccaaaaagaaaaaaaaaagggccaaaacgacgccgttttACTAattcggggtttgacccggggaATATagcattttccttttcctaTTAACAATTGGAAGGACTCTTTGATTAGGATTAAGGAAGTGCTATTTTATGAGCTACGTAGAAACAGAACAATCTTTTCTGtataaagaattttctaaCCAGTAGAAATTAGAGATAAAGTTACATGTATCTGTATGCATGATAATAGGATGAACAAGTGTTTGCTGCAAAACGGACATTAAGCaccaatatcaaaatataaagaaaaaagggcTGATGGCTTCTTCTGTCCTCTCAAGCCCTTTGTCTCCTCTTCACATGCCAACTTTGTaagtcttttctttttaatttattttttcatgtatTATTTAGTTTATTCAAAGCATCCATTAACAAGGATTGTGTGCTGCAATTATAGAGTTCAACATCTGGGAATTTTCCAACAGGTTTTGGGCCTAAAAAGTAGATATCTACTGAGCATAAGCTAAAGTTGAATTTTTCAATGGATAGGGAAATGGATGTGAACACTTCAGCTCCTGTTGATGGTGTAGCTGAGTGTTTGGGAGGTTTGTTGACTTGCAGgagattatatatttatttatttattttagtttatttgtcTGTTATAATcatagttatttatttacttttcgtactggaaaaaaaattgaggaaCCTAGTATTGCTACGTTATTGATGAATTTGTCGAACAAGTCTGATCCTAGTTGTGTGCTGAGCACCCCGCTCAGCGAGGCAGCTACTTCTAAGCAAGTAAGCATGGTCCACTAGGTTGTattggaaaaaattatttgtgtttacttttttaataaacttatTGATTGTACATCACAATGTACAATCCCTAATGACAACTTGAAACATGGGAAATGATTGTTATGATTAATAGTGATGAAGTGAAGAAATAATTACATGAGAAAATATATGTGATTGTATTGATTTTGAATGTGAACATGGATCgtgatcctttttttttaattcatgtatgaaaaattttcggttggggggggggggagggggggaaTGGGGGCAAGCAAACTAGCTATTGTAAGTGATTGTCATCTGTTGCATTCCTTTGTGTAAATGTACtaatttggaaaattatttgattatgtaGAACCTGctaaaagaatattattgaaagggtaaaattttggaaaaatatatttggacaTTTGAAGGTATGTTATTACTTTGGCACATTTTGAAATGAAAAGGTTACTGGATGAATGGTTTTAACCAACTTAAGGGACTTGTAGATCATGGATGTGCTGTTtgttttcatgattatgttgtCTACGTGTACTGTATGGTTTTGGTTTGTTGAATGATAAAATCTGCTAAAACCAAAGGGGCATCATGCACATCTTCCCTTCTTATTGTTAACTATATTTTGCGTTTTACTTGTTTTGGTTGTGGAAAAAGGGTGAGATGATACTAACTGTggaatacttttttttttttaacttgtagAAAATTGGAGTGGCTCATTTATGCGGTGCTCTTCTGCGAGTggattgttgaaaaaatagcataataTGCTATTTTGAGAGCACATTTTGAGTGGGTCCCACTTAACGAAAGTGGAAAATATTGTGAGATTCGGATTTTATTCCGTTCATACTtcaataatatgattttattttctcaaaatggtgcttgggtgaatgagaaattgtctctcaaagtTCATCCTTAAAGTtagaaatttgaaaggaaatgaggCTCATCCCACATGAGAAAAAGAAGCCTAGGAATtagtgtttaaatataaacacttaACCATGCATGGGTAAGAATTATAAGGATAGAGGCTCTCTCCACACGCGCATGCGCAGGGGGGGGTGCGAATCCAAGCTCGATTTGGTTGAACTCGTGTGCGCCCGCGCATCCTGCGTACACGAATGTCAGCCCAAAATCATCCATGCAAGTTAGGCACGtttttaattccttttgaatttttttattgtaacagTTCATGTGAATTCAAAGCATTGGTAACAgcttttacaattatttttagctGTTATTCACGTTTTGTTTGAATTCAATTGTGAAATCaattcattaaattgatttggctgttataacaaaataattaaaatgtattGAATTCGAAAATTCAATACAAAAGATGTTACATCCTCCCTTGAGTATAAAAAGGCACCTTCACTTCTGTTTTTTCACTTGCAAAAAAAACGAGCACAAAGCACACTTGTTTTCCCTTCATCCTTCTTCGTTTTTCTTTGATCGAGTTCGCTGGTTGTGGTTCGTCGGAATTTCCAGCCTGTGCTTGACTGGAAAATCGTACCCGTTGCATCCTGGGAAACAAATACCTAGCAAACCTTAAGCACTCCGTAAAGGTGGTAAATCTGTTTTAAGGAGACTGTGTTTGTGCAGGCCTCgggtttctattttttttttatttcaattcagTTTCTGCCTCTTCTATTCTTCATTTAGTGTTTCCGATTGTTTAAATTAGCTAAcatataatttgttatctcactgttttattgtttctaaCAATCTTAAAACAGATTCTACTGACATTGAGATGGCAACTGATACAGTTGATGACATTCCGTATGTCCCTGTCGCTGCACCCACTGTTGTGAAGGAACCAGCCTCTGTGGCAATTCCTGTCAATCATGCGGAAAGGCCTGAAAAATTCAATGGCCAGAATTTCAAACGGTGGCAGCAAAAGATGTTCTTTTACTTGACCACATTGAACCTTGCGAGGTTCTTGACCGAGGATGCTCCTAAGCCCAAAGAGGGTGAAACGGATATTCAAGTTGCAAGTGCAATTAATGCATGGCACCATTCGGATTTTTTGtgtaaaaattatgtaatgaaTGGTCTTAGTGACTCCTTGTATAACGTATACATAGGAAAGAAAACAACCAAAGAGCTATGGGAATCCTTAGATCGGAAATATAAAACTGAGGATGCGGGTACCAAAAAGTTTGTTGTTGGTCGCTTCCTAGATTATAAAATGGTGGATTCTAAAACTGTAATAAGTCAAGTACAAGAACttcaaattatattatctGAAATCCTTGCGGAAGGGATGCATCTAAGTGAAACTTTTCAAGTTGCCGCAATTATTGAAAAGTTGCCTCCTGCTTGGAAAGATTTCAAGAGCTATTTAAAGCATAAACGAAAGGAGATGAATATTGAAAGGCTAGTTGTTAAACTCAGAATTGAGGAAGACAACAGAAATGCAGAAAGAAGAGGGGCTATTTCTATGGCAAAGGCAAATTTCGTTGAACATGgacctaaaaataaaaataaaaaattgggccCAAAAGGAGGAATTtccaagaaacaaacaaagttTCAAGGAAAATGTTATAATTGTGATAAGATGGGCCACAAGGCTTCGGATTGTAGATTGCCTAAAAAGAAGCGAGAGGCGAATGTGGTGGAAAACATCACTCAACATGTTTCAGACATAAACCTCTCTGCAATGGTTTCAGAAGTGAATATGGTTGGCTCTAATCCAAGAGAATGGTGGATTGATACAGGAGCAACCAGACATGTTTGCTCAGACAAAGGGTTGTTCGCTTCATTTGAAGCAGTTAGCAATGGAGAGAAGCTATTCATGGGGAATTCGGCTACATCTGAGATTGAGGGTCAAGGAAAGGTGATTTTGAAGATGACTT encodes:
- the LOC127900628 gene encoding protein FAR1-RELATED SEQUENCE 5-like is translated as MDNLEQVEEVDEVEELEDLQGVDLEGNNEELVPEKVVEPTVGMFFDSPDEMFEYYKAYGLQEGFPVMRRSCRKGDDGSLRYATFTCGRNGKLKAKDTNVLRLQPNQKIGCNAKLGGRLDLVTGKWVIGNMIFEHNHAVSPSKSSFKSVVVEAGGFEKVSFLEKDARNHIDKVRRLRLGEGDAVAIQRYFKKMQTENDGFFFSLDLDEEGRLKNVFWADPRSRAAYKDSGDVVTFDTTYLTNKYDMLFAPFVGVNHHGQSILLGCRLISHEDTETFTWLFDTWLSCMSGSPPLGIITDQDKAMKNAIEIVFPNTRHRWCLWHILKKVPEKLGRYVKYHAIRVSLHSVVYDSYTPVEFEEAWHDMLDKYDLINNQWLNGLYEERNRWVSCFVKNSFWARMSTTQRSESMNAFFDGYVNSKTTLKQFVEKYEKQWKVKLRKNGKRMLGVLANGCYVVPVLQ